Proteins from a genomic interval of Lolium perenne isolate Kyuss_39 chromosome 1, Kyuss_2.0, whole genome shotgun sequence:
- the LOC127308833 gene encoding probable xyloglucan galactosyltransferase GT19, whose protein sequence is MPNSLLLLLLVVLRAVAGDSGDAAGDAPDPCSGRRIHIRTLPPRFNAQLLRHCDAAFPLADPSAAATSAPSCESLANHGLGPRTHARSHSWYRTDARLLEPFFHRRLLERGCLVADPAAADAVFVPYYAALDSLPYVLDPALLNSSALHGASLAQFLARDRPQILSRRHGHDHFMVLAGSAWDHSQPPRSEPRLWGTTSLVRLPEFENFTFLAFESRSWPWQEHAIPHPTSFHPASLPRLDAWLARARRSRRTTLMLYAGGVSRPSRPNIRGSILAECANRTDACVVVDCSAGKCSHDPVRYMRPMLGAKFCLEPPGDTPTRRSTFDAILAGCVPVFFEDAAARRQYGWHLPPARYDEFSVHIQKETVVLGGVNIAETLAAVPDAEVRRMRERALEMAPRVLYRRHGSTTELREAGKDAIDLAVDGVLRRIRRRVLALDQGQPERIYAQEDDIVET, encoded by the coding sequence ATGCCCAAttccctcctgctcctcctcctcgtcgtcctccgcgCCGTTGCCGGCGACTCCGGGGACGCCGCCGGAGACGCGCCAGACCCATGCTCTGGACGCCGGATCCACATCCGTACCCTCCCCCCGCGCTTCAACGCGCAGCTCCTCCGCCACTGCGACGCCGCCTTCCCGCTCGCCGACCCATCCGCGGCGGCCACCTCCGCCCCGTCCTGCGAGTCGCTCGCTAACCACGGCCTCGGCCCGCGCACCCACGCCCGCAGCCACTCCTGGTACCGCACCGACGCGCGCCTCCTCGAGCCCTTCTTCCACCGCCGCCTCCTCGAGCGCGGCTGCCTCGTCGCCGACCCCGCAGCCGCGGACGCCGTCTTCGTCCCGTACTACGCGGCGCTCGACTCCCTCCCCTACGTCCTCGACCCCGCCCTCCTCAACTCCTCCGCGCTCCACGGCGCGTCCCTCGCCCAGTTCCTGGCGCGCGACCGGCCCCAGATCCTGTCGCGGCGGCATGGGCACGACCATTTCATGGTGCTCGCCGGGTCCGCGTGGGACCACTCGCAGCCGCCGCGCTCGGAGCCCCGGCTCTGGGGAACCACGTCGCTGGTCCGGCTGCCGGAGTTCGAGAACTTCACATTCCTGGCGTTCGAGTCGCGCTCGTGGCCGTGGCAGGAGCACGCCATCCCGCACCCGACCTCCTTCCACCCGGCCTCGCTCCCGCGGCTCGACGCCTGGCTCGCGCGGGCGCGGCGCTCCCGCCGCACCACGCTGATGCTCTACGCCGGCGGCGTCTCGCGCCCGTCCAGGCCCAACATCCGGGGCTCCATCCTCGCGGAGTGCGCGAACCGCACCGACGCGTGCGTCGTCGTGGACTGCTCCGCCGGCAAGTGCTCGCACGACCCCGTCCGGTACATGCGTCCGATGCTTGGCGCCAAGTTCTGCCTGGAGCCGCCAGGGGACACGCCGACGCGGCGGTCGACGTTCGACGCCATCCTCGCCGGGTGCGTGCCGGTGTTCTTCGAGGACGCGGCGGCGAGGCGGCAGTACGGCTGGCACCTCCCCCCCGCGCGGTACGACGAGTTCTCGGTGCACATACAGAAGGAGACGGTGGTGCTCGGGGGCGTCAACATCGCCGAGACGCTCGCGGCCGTGCCCGACGCAGAGGTGCGCAGGATGCGGGAGCGCGCTCTGGAGATGGCGCCCAGGGTGCTGTACCGGAGGCACGGGAGCACAACGGAGCTGAGAGAGGCCGGCAAGGACGCGATCGACCTCGCCGTGGACGGCGTGCTCCGGAGGATACGCAGGCGGGTGCTCGCGCTGGACCAAGGCCAGCCGGAGAGGATATACGCGCAGGAGGATGACATTGTCGAGACGTAG
- the LOC127308844 gene encoding flavin-containing monooxygenase FMO GS-OX-like 4 yields the protein MPSPSLRLAVVGAGAAGLAAARELRREGHVPVVFERAAAVGGTWLYAAPAPAAATDPLGAAATHSSLYASLRTNLPREVMGFLDFPFAAASSVVDARRFPGHQEVLRYLEDFARRFDLYGLVRFETEVVGVRREAGGRWTVTSRKLGEKGEQDEEVYDAVVVCNGHYSEPRIASIPGADVWPGKQMHSHNYRVPEPFLDQVVIVIGASASAVDISRDIASVAKEVHIADRSAPASTCEQQPGYDNMWLHSMIDSAQEDGSVVFQDGHSIKADVIMHCTGYLYDFPFLGDDSTISVDDNCVDPLYKHIFPIHVAPDLSFIGLPWKVIPFPLFELQSKWVAGVLSGRIKLPSKDEMMEDVKAIYLRRETRGWPKRYTHNFSGGYQFEYDDWLAEQCGHPPIEEWRKQMYAANSKNKAARPESYRDEWDDDHLLAQANEDFKKYL from the exons ATGCCGTCGCCCTCGCTCCGGCTCGCCGTCGTCGGCGCGGGCGCGGCCGGGCTGGCGGCGGCGCGTGAGCTCCGCCGCGAGGGCCACGTCCCCGTCGTCTtcgagcgcgccgccgccgtgggGGGCACCTGGCTCTACGCCGCCCCGGCGCCCGCAGCCGCCACCGACCCGCTCGGCGCCGCCGCAACCCACTCCAGCCTCTACGCCTCGCTCCGCACCAACCTCCCCCGCGAGGTCATGGGCTTCCTCGACTTCCCCTTCGCCGCGGCCAGCTCCGTCGTCGACGCGCGCAGGTTTCCCGGCCACCAGGAGGTGCTCCGGTACCTCGAGGACTTTGCGCGGCGGTTCGATCTGTACGGGCTCGTCAGGTTCGAGACGGAGGTGGTTGGAGTCCGCAGGGAGGCCGGCGGGAGGTGGACGGTGACGTCCAGGAAGCTTGGGGAGAAAGGGGAGCAGGACGAGGAGGTGTATGATGCCGTCGTGGTTTGCAACGGGCACTACTCCGAGCCTCGCATCGCATCCATACCTG GGGCAGATGTGTGGCCCGGAAAGCAGATGCATAGCCACAATTACCGTGTTCCCGAGCCATTCCTTGATCAA GTAGTGATCGTAATCGGAGCCTCGGCAAGTGCAGTTGACATTTCGAGAGACATTGCAAGCGTTGCAAAGGAGGTTCATATTGCTGACAGATCAGCACCGGCTTCCACCTGCGAACAGCAACCTGGATATGATAATATGTGGCTCCATTCCATG ATTGACAGTGCACAAGAAGATGGCAGTGTGGTGTTCCAGGATGGCCACTCAATCAAAGCGGATGTCATCATGCACTGCACTGG CTACCTGTATGACTTCCCATTCCTTGGCGATGATAGCACCATTTCTGTGGACGACAACTGCGTTGATCCATTATACAAGCATATTTTCCCTATACATGTGGCTCCTGACCTATCTTTCATCGGATTGCCGTGGAAG GTTATCCCTTTTCCACTGTTTGAACTCCAAAGCAAATGGGTTGCTGGTGTTCTGTCTGGACGGATCAAGCTTCCATCCAAAGATGAAATGATGGAAGATGTCAAAGCCATCTACTTGAGAAGAGAAACTCGTGGATGGCCTAAGAGATACACCCACAACTTTAGTGGTGGCTATCAG TTTGAGTATGATGATTGGCTCGCGGAGCAATGCGGTCATCCACCAATTGAAGAATGGAGGAAACAGATGTATGCTGCTAATTCGAAGAACAAGGCAGCTCGTCCGGAGAGCTACCGCGACGAGTGGGATGATGATCATCTGTTGGCACAAGCAAATGAGGATTTCAAGAAATACCTATAA